A window of Akkermansiaceae bacterium contains these coding sequences:
- a CDS encoding substrate-binding domain-containing protein: MLETQDNAVVRNADIRWRVGLLAPQAFHFYSSEVVSGMSSVRLEPGQGVIPVDLLYRRDEDIPELLAAAKLDGMILGLDRGRYDKYRKYLPDIPMVNVHPDNLGPTIPTIAIDPQALARATVRYFKSLGVRNIATVSTVNTEAQKRVLHHIRECMADGGGEFDSFTVGVSGITTSYQNRHELPVVEGLDDWLSRLARPTGILSSGGYTAITVVQAARRLGIGIPDSLSVLSRSDDNVCLFADPPISSFRSVGSVVGKLAIKLLTKHLNGHPLPQDEIGLPAPTVVERYSTGVPQGTESSLAMAVHYIRQNAFKGITVEDVLDASPGLSRSRLYRGFEEQFGNSPAHEILRLRIEEAKYLLRFSGKSLTEISEQCSFKNVAHFSTVFTREEGMSPGKWRKKSV; this comes from the coding sequence ATGCTGGAAACGCAGGACAATGCTGTTGTAAGGAATGCCGATATCAGGTGGCGTGTGGGATTGCTTGCGCCCCAGGCATTCCACTTTTATTCCAGTGAGGTGGTATCCGGAATGAGTTCGGTTCGCCTTGAACCGGGGCAAGGTGTGATCCCCGTTGATCTGCTCTATCGGCGCGATGAAGATATTCCCGAGCTGTTAGCCGCTGCTAAACTCGATGGCATGATACTGGGCCTGGATCGGGGGCGCTATGATAAATATCGAAAATACCTACCCGATATTCCGATGGTGAATGTGCATCCGGATAACCTTGGTCCGACAATCCCAACGATCGCCATTGACCCTCAGGCACTGGCCCGGGCGACGGTTCGTTATTTCAAGAGTCTCGGGGTGCGCAATATCGCTACGGTCAGCACGGTGAATACCGAAGCCCAGAAACGGGTACTCCATCATATCAGGGAATGCATGGCGGATGGCGGTGGCGAGTTTGACAGCTTTACGGTGGGTGTCAGTGGCATCACCACCAGTTATCAAAACCGGCATGAATTACCTGTTGTGGAAGGCCTGGACGATTGGTTGTCGCGGCTTGCCCGGCCGACGGGGATACTTTCCAGTGGTGGTTATACGGCGATTACCGTGGTTCAAGCTGCCCGGCGCCTGGGGATCGGGATTCCGGATTCGCTGTCGGTTTTAAGCCGGTCGGATGATAATGTATGCCTGTTTGCAGATCCACCGATCAGCAGTTTTCGCAGTGTTGGCAGTGTGGTGGGCAAACTTGCCATTAAGCTGCTTACCAAGCATTTGAATGGGCATCCACTCCCGCAGGATGAGATTGGCTTGCCGGCGCCCACGGTGGTGGAGCGCTACTCCACAGGGGTTCCCCAAGGGACCGAATCCTCGCTTGCCATGGCCGTGCATTACATCCGCCAAAATGCGTTCAAGGGAATCACCGTCGAAGATGTGCTTGATGCCAGTCCGGGCCTTTCCCGGAGTCGGCTTTACCGCGGTTTTGAGGAGCAATTTGGCAACAGCCCTGCGCATGAAATCCTGCGTCTGCGGATCGAGGAGGCGAAGTACCTTCTTCGTTTTAGTGGAAAATCCCTCACCGAGATTTCCGAGCAATGTTCATTTAAGAACGTGGCCCATTTTTCCACAGTCTTTACCCGGGAAGAAGGGATGTCTCCCGGAAAGTGGAGAAAAAAGTCAGTGTAG
- a CDS encoding glycoside hydrolase family 88 protein, whose translation MIATLTMGGISPAGEPLTPSPQVIGKKLVDNFLARDLWYMGRHGLAYPEACTALGALDYAQLTKDDSLTKKIKNRYRAFLTGDDPQILPRHQHVDISVSGALLLRIYRNTGDKAYLQAGLVEFADKTWAKPNAEGLTPIRRWWIDDMYMLTILQAEAFRVTNNARYADRTARLMSSYIVKLAQADGLYFHADNVPIRWGRGNGWTAAGMAEALDVIPPEDPNYQTVLTGYQRMMKSLLDCQAESGLWRQVLDKPGFWEETSGSAMFAFAMARGIRRGWLNEAEYQPAVNKAWKALVGQMDDKANLQLVCEGTNKENALDHYMKRKKITGDLHGQAPMLWLVAELMLTQNNHDGGQGEP comes from the coding sequence ATGATTGCCACATTGACCATGGGGGGCATTAGCCCGGCCGGTGAACCGTTGACTCCATCACCCCAGGTCATCGGCAAAAAGCTGGTTGATAATTTTCTCGCCAGGGATCTTTGGTACATGGGTAGGCATGGGCTGGCCTATCCAGAGGCTTGCACCGCCCTCGGAGCCCTGGATTATGCACAGCTGACCAAGGATGATTCGCTCACGAAAAAGATCAAAAACCGATACCGCGCGTTTCTAACAGGAGATGATCCTCAAATCCTTCCGCGCCACCAGCATGTGGATATTTCTGTGAGTGGCGCCTTGCTTCTGCGCATCTACAGAAATACGGGCGACAAGGCCTACTTGCAGGCCGGACTCGTTGAGTTTGCGGATAAAACCTGGGCAAAGCCAAATGCAGAGGGTCTAACGCCGATCCGGCGCTGGTGGATTGATGATATGTACATGCTCACCATACTTCAGGCGGAGGCGTTCCGGGTGACGAACAATGCCAGGTATGCGGATCGCACAGCGCGTCTGATGTCGAGCTACATCGTCAAGCTGGCGCAAGCGGATGGTCTCTATTTTCATGCCGACAATGTCCCGATCCGTTGGGGGAGAGGAAACGGGTGGACGGCCGCAGGCATGGCCGAAGCCCTGGATGTGATCCCGCCGGAGGACCCGAACTACCAGACCGTGCTCACCGGTTATCAGCGGATGATGAAGAGCTTGCTCGATTGCCAGGCCGAAAGCGGCTTGTGGAGGCAGGTGTTGGATAAACCCGGGTTTTGGGAGGAAACTTCTGGCAGCGCGATGTTTGCTTTTGCCATGGCACGCGGAATCCGCCGTGGCTGGCTCAATGAAGCCGAGTATCAGCCCGCCGTAAACAAGGCTTGGAAAGCTCTCGTTGGCCAGATGGACGACAAGGCGAACCTTCAACTCGTTTGTGAGGGGACCAACAAAGAAAATGCGCTCGATCACTATATGAAACGGAAAAAAATCACCGGTGACCTCCACGGTCAGGCCCCCATGCTTTGGTTGGTGGCAGAGCTGATGCTCACGCAAAACAACCATGATGGAGGCCAGGGTGAGCCGTGA